A stretch of the Helicoverpa zea isolate HzStark_Cry1AcR chromosome 29, ilHelZeax1.1, whole genome shotgun sequence genome encodes the following:
- the LOC124644168 gene encoding major facilitator superfamily domain-containing protein 6 has protein sequence MKLKIDRGLLPVKAHFFFFFAALGPILPQINVFGRQLGVSPGVMGMVTAVLPLLWAAAKPLFGYVVDFWPAHRKLVFMLLITIMTSSYCCLWFLPMPEPKDTKLLESVYKLNDTIYLKTYTNNTVLEKYNCHWNCSVAGNFDVYLSNVTFVNTVYIDNDVSNRSCSTLSMDFDHIQDGDVTCIPKEDCNLLCYENEYLIQGNISKRSVEKLNNDSTVADFGKNDNLTGTVEKKSESFYMTATFWAFVLLTCVGTVAFNVANCIGDAVCFDVLGDRGSKYGAQRAWGTAGYGLTALLGGWLVDSVSGECKDFTPAFAVAAAATAADLYSCTALRLPSLSSPEDSGKALRDVLRIPKVIVFISFAVVAGTFDSFIIYYMFWFLEELAEKTGHTANIKIIEGVVVAAESFIGELLFFFFSGKIIKRFGYGTTLTVSLFCYGVRMVCISFIQNPWHLVFIEGIMQGPTYALCYATIVGYAAHVAPEGYSATVQGIVAGMDDGLGFAIGSLVGGQLYSWAGGRGAFRVLGGVAVLASAIHAGLFVLVSREKAADKELSEGIPEEGEKMLQEHSSAIYHHTTVPLNGDDKVDR, from the exons CACTGGGCCCGATACTCCCCCAAATCAATGTGTTCGGCCGACAGCTGGGGGTGTCTCCCGGCGTCATGGGAATGGTGACGGCAGTGCTACCCTTGCTGTGGGCGGCTGCTAAGCCTCTGTTCGGTTATGTCGTGGATTTTTGGCCG GCCCACAGAAAATTAGTATTTATGCTGCTTATAACCATAATGACTAGCTCATACTGTTGTCTATGGTTTCTTCCAATGCCTGAGCCCAAAGATACGAAACTACTCGAGTCAGTCTACAAACTAAACGATACAATATACCTAAAAACTTACACAAACAATACAGTACTAGAAAAATATAACTGCCACTGGAATTGCAGCGTGGCGGGAAACTTTGACGTCTACCTGTCAAATGTGACATTTGTCAACACGGTATACATAGACAACGATGTGTCAAATAGATCGTGCTCAACATTGTCTATGGATTTTGATCATATCCAAGATGGCGATGTGACTTGTATACCAAAAGAAgattgtaatttattatgttatgaGAACGAATATTTAATACAGGGTAATATTTCTAAAAGAAGCGTAgagaaattaaataatgatagtACTGTAGCCGATTTTGGCAAGAATGACAATCTGACAGGTACTGTCGAGAAGAAAAGTGAGAGTTTCTATATGACAGCGACGTTTTGGGCGTTCGTGTTACTGACTTGTGTTGGTACAGTCGCGTTCAATGTCGCTAACTGTATTGGAGATGCTGTGTGCTTTGATGTActtg GTGACCGCGGCTCAAAATACGGCGCCCAACGAGCATGGGGCACGGCTGGCTACGGGCTGACGGCGCTACTGGGAGGCTGGCTGGTGGACAGCGTCTCCGGGGAGTGCAAGGACTTCACGCCCGCCTTCGCAGTGGCCGCGGCCGCCACCGCCGCAGACCTCTACAGCTGCACCGCGCTGCGA CTGCCATCGCTGTCGAGTCCGGAAGACTCTGGCAAGGCGTTGCGCGATGTGCTCAGAATACCTAAAGTGATCGTGTTCATCTCCTTTGCGGTGGTCGCCGGTACCTTCGATAGCTTCATCATTTATTATATGTTTtg gtTTTTAGAAGAGCTAGCAGAGAAAACAGGACACACggctaatattaaaataatagaagGCGTTGTCGTAGCCGCCGAGAGTTTCATCGGAGAACTGCtgtttttcttcttctctg gtaaaataataaaacgtttcgGCTACGGCACGACGCTCACGGTGTCACTATTCTGCTACGGCGTTAGAATGGTTTGCATATCGTTTATACAGAACCCGTGGCATCTTGTGTTTATTGag GGTATAATGCAAGGTCCTACATACGCGCTATGCTACGCTACTATAGTAGGCTACGCGGCACATGTGGCGCCGGAGGGATACTCCGCCACCGTGCAGGGGATCGTGGCAGGGATGGATGACGGACTAG GCTTCGCAATAGGTTCGCTAGTGGGCGGGCAGTTGTACAGCTGGGCGGGAGGCCGCGGCGCCTTCCGTGTGTTGGGCGGCGTGGCGGTATTAGCGTCTGCCATACATGCTGGCCTGTTTGTGTTGGTCAGCAGGGAGAAAGCAG CCGACAAGGAACTATCAGAAGGCATCCCAGAAGAGGGCGAGAAGATGTTACAAGAGCACAGTAGCGCCATCTATCATCACACGACGGTACCACTCAACGGCGACGACAAAGTTGACAGGTAA